Proteins encoded in a region of the Mercenaria mercenaria strain notata chromosome 1, MADL_Memer_1, whole genome shotgun sequence genome:
- the LOC128557894 gene encoding uncharacterized protein LOC128557894: MAAKGGDNASDEIIDIKCCVCAGKNIIRQAEKYCVECQDYYCIPCTDMHKAFPLMRGHKLLDKADFSTHGLQSSLPCFPTERCSIHKAKLLDMFCKNHDEVVCATCVAINHRACQNIHSIPDEVDNLYKQSASDKTKKQLLAAKKTVEDTKKAKQQILSELKKQKQRETDSITNYRKELEAELKRLETESLKEVDAQYNCMERDLQSEITETEKHIDVLEQSAAKLQKSNGNKAQEFVCVKIAQKNVIKTGSSTSTIQKQTDEKISFSADMKIKNYLKQLKALGQLSTAEATYKPRTTAYTVKQQRNIDIQLKEDIRTCYIYGSCFTEDGSLLLADINNNKLKRLSGSTDTLIDHVDLEEGPIAVCLTSQLEAAVSLNNKTIQFVSLGNKVATTRKLKMDHPCVGLAFNDGKFFISDQYRTVYIHDISGTMLNKITTDISGNPIFSNSKHISVSTNRDRVYVADNDKGVITLDIQGNYLSTFTDPDLVRPWGVCTDKRGNILVCGFESSNIVQISEYSKTKLGIIKTKQYPVSVCFSPHQNKLAVTHYNSNTVNVYELE; the protein is encoded by the exons ATGGCAGCTAAGGGTGGCGACAATGCATCGGATGAAATTATTGACATCAAATGTTGTGTATGTGCTGGGAAAAATATAATACGACAAGCTGAAAAATACTGTGTAGAATGTCAAGACTATTACTGTATACCATGTACAGACATGCACAAAGCTTTTCCATTAATGAGAGGACACAAATTGCTGGATAAAGCTGATTTCAGTACACATGGTTTACAGTCATCGTTACCATGTTTCCCAACAGAGAGATGCTCGATTCATAAAGCCAAACTTTTAGACATGTTCTGTAAGAACCATGATGAGGTTGTCTGCGCCACTTGTGTAGCTATAAATCACAG agcATGTCAGAATATACACTCCATTCCGGATGAAGTTGACAATCTATACAAACAATCAGCTTCTGATAAAACCAAGAAACAACTCCTTGCAGCAAAGAAGACTGTAGAGGATACAAAGAAAGCCAAACAACAAATTCTCAGTGAGCTAAAGAAACAAAAGCAGAGAGAAACTGATTCTATCACAAACTACAGAAAAGAACTTGAGGCTGAGCTCAAGAGACTTGAAACTGAATCACTCAAGGAAGTTGATGCACAGTATAATTGTATGGAAAGAGATCTACAGAGTGAGATCACGGAAACCGAGAAACATATTGATGTCCTGGAACAATCTGCTGCAAAGCTCCAAAAGTCTAATGGAAATAAAGCCCAAGAATTTGTATGTGTCAAAATTGCTcagaaaaatgtcattaaaactgGAAGTTCTACAAGCACCATTCAAAAACAAACAGATGAGAAAATAAGTTTTTCTgctgatatgaaaataaaaaactacCTAAAACAATTAAAGGCATTAGGACAGTTATCTACAGCAGAAGCAACTTACAAGCCAAGAACCACAGCATACACAGTGAAACAGCAGAGGAATATTGATATTCAGCTTAAAGAAGACATACGTACATGTTATATATATGGATCCTGTTTTACTGAGGATGGCTCCTTGCTGCTTGCtgatattaataataacaagTTGAAACGTCTGAGTGGTTCTACAGATACCCTCATAGACCATGTAGACCTGGAGGAAGGACCCATAGCAGTATGTCTAACCAGTCAACTAGAAGCTGCAGTAAGTCTGAACAACAAAACCATACAGTTTGTATCACTAGGAAACAAGGTGGCAACAACAAGGAAACTGAAGATGGATCATCCCTGTGTTGGTTTGGCCTTCAATGATGGGAAATTTTTCATATCTGATCAATACAGGACAGTTTATATTCATGATATAAGTGGAACCATGTTAAATAAAATTACAACTGACATATCAGGCAACCCTATTTTCAGTAACAGTAAACATATTAGTGTGAGTACAAACAGAGACCGTGTGTATGTGGCTGATAATGATAAAGGTGTGATAACTCTAGACATACAGGGAAATTATCTATCAACATTTACTGATCCTGATCTAGTTCGGCCTTGGGGAGTATGTACAGATAAGAGAGGAAACATACTGGTCTGTGGGTTTGAATCATCAAATATTGTCCAGATAAGTGAGTATTCAAAAACAAAGTTAGGcatcatcaaaacaaaacaatatccaGTATCAGTCTGCTTTAGTCCTCACCAGAACAAACTAGCTGTAACTCATTATAACAGCAATACGGTAAATGTATATGAGCTGGAGTAA